DNA from Hwangdonia lutea:
TTAATGCATGATAACCAACGTTTACAATGGTAGTTGCGCTTCGTGTTTCGCCGTTTAAATCGGTAACATCGGCAGTTACTTCGTATTTAAAAATAGGCAGACTGCTTTTATCGACACTTTGGTCGGGTTGGGCTTTAAAGGTGATTTCAAATTCACCTTTATCATTGGTTCTGCTTTCGCCATGCGTAATTTCTTGTGGCTCGCTGTTAAACCATGGGCGGTACCAAAAATACCAATGCGGATATTCTACTTTGCGATGCACACGATACACCACTTTGGCATCGGTAATATTGCTGCCGGCATAAGCTAAAGCATGGCCTTTTATGGTTACCGAATCGTTAACTTTATAGGTTTCGGTTATGGGATTGAATTTGGTTTCAAACTTGGGGCGTTTGTATTCTTCGACCGAAAAGTAGGTGTTGCTTTCTGCATCCGGTCCAGATTCGGTATCAAATTCAATATAATATTGTCCGTTTAAACCCGTATTTGGCAAGATAAATTCGCCTGAAACGGAACCAAAGTCATTCGTTTTTAAATTCAATACTTTTAGTTCTTCACCATTTGCGTTATATAAAATGGCGTAAACCTTCTGGTTTTCTAAAACCTCAGATTTGTTAGCTTCGGTTTTCATGGCAATAGCCTTAAAATAAACGGTTTGTCCTGGTCTGTAAATGCTTCTGTCGGTAAATAAAAAGGATTTATAAGTTACCTTTTCTTTCTGATTTTTATAATATTGATGGATGTAATAATCGCCAAAATAAGCCACATCGTTACCGTGTTTAACCTTTAGATTTATATTGCGATAACGATTTTTCGATTTGTTGATTTTTATCTGCCCATGCAAATCCGTGGTTTGATTTTCAGTTTGCTCATTTCGGTTGTTGTTTTCTATAAAGTTTAGTTCAACCTTAGCGCCAACAATGGGTTTACCGTTGTTCCGGTCAATGATTTGAAAGATTTTAAAATCCGTTTTATCGGTTTCCACCAGAGCTAAATCGGTAACTTGAATGGTGCTAAATGCAAAGGTGTTTTCTTCATTTTTCGGCGCAGCATAAATTAAGTAGCTTCCATTGTTCAGTTTTGGTAATAGGATTTCGGTGGTATGCGTTTGGTAGTCACCTTCGTTACGCAAACTGCTATGCCATTCGGTTGTAGTTTTTAATTTTTTAATAAAAGCTAATTGCTCTTCCTTTCGGTAGGTTTTGTTGAATTTCTCTAGCTGGTTTCTAGAGATTTTATGAATTTTAAATTGAAGCTGATTCAAGTTTTTATAGCGAATCAATAAGCGCGAATCTTTGAGGATAGGCAAGAAGTTTTCAGTTGTAATTTGTAACGATTTTTGTTCAATTAGCTGCTTTAGAATGGTACACATTTCTGCACCTTTGCTTTTTGGAAACTTTGCAATAACGTTGTTGCAAATATCAATGGCTTCTTTGTTTTTCCAACGGTTTTCTTTCTTTGTTTTTGGTTGATAATCTAATCCTTGTTGATAGTAAATAGTAGCGATTTCATAATCATATAAACCTGAAACTTTGTGCGCTTTTAATTGCTCGCTTTCAGTTTTTAAGGCGTTTAATAAAATGGATTGCTTATCGCTAAAAGTAGCATGTTGGTTTACAAACTTTAATCGATTAATATTAACATCGGCTAATGCTAAATGCGATTTACCTTTTAAATGAAATCGAATTAAATCTTGATAAATTTTTAAAGCATTTAATTGCAACGACGTTGAATCTTTGGAAGTTAATTTTAATTCCGAAAAAGTCTTGGTATCGCCTAAAAAATCGGGATTATCAATTTCAAATTTATAAGCTGGTTTGGTGATATGCGTTTCGTTGGTTTTGTAAAATAGTAACGCGTTATGACTTAAAAAATCAAATAAAGTCGGACGATAAATTTTAGAGCCTTTTTGCTCATTTAAAAGCACACTATAATTACTTAATGGCTCCAATTGAAGCATCAATCCGTTCTCTAAAGAGTTTTGATAATGCTCATGAATCTCATTAAAAATAGTTTGCAAATCCCAAGTTCTAAAATCGTTCGCATCTAATTTTTCAGAAGTTTTAGTGCGATTGTAAAACTGCCAACGGTGTTGGTTAAAATACTGCCAATATAAATTGGCCAAAATATTTTCAAGGATGTTTTTAGTGGGAAACGAACTCTGTTCAATTTCATTTTTAAAATTATTAATGATTTTTAATTGCGCATCTTCCTCTAAAACCAAAGCGAACTTGCTTTTAAAAAGCATGGTTTTAATAAGTTGCGGGTTATTTTTATCTTTTTTAGCTTTCGCTGAAATATCTTCAACAATTTTTAATGCCGATTTTGGCAAACCTTCAACCTCTAGTTTTTCAACTTTAGTCCATAATTTTTGGTAATCTGGATTTTGAGCTTGCGTTAAATTTGAAAAAAGAATAATCATTAATATTAATAGTGTACGTTTCATTTATGCTGTATTTGTCTTTAAATGTACTTTCAAAAGTTATTCCAAAAAACAATAAATTAGGAATTACTTTCGTTGGTTGAGTGAAGTTAACCATTTTTCAAGTAAAGTGTAATGTTTAACTTTGTATTTTCCATCTAAATGCTATGTACAAGTTTTTGCTTCTACTTTTATTACCAACACTTATATTTGGTCAACCCGAATTGGATGATGTGGATGCCCTTTTTCAAAACAAACAATTTGAAAAAGCAGAAAAACTCGTTTCAGAATATTTAAAAAACAATCCCAACAATATAAAGGCTATTGAGTTTTTAGGCGATGCGTACGGGCATCAAAAAAAATGGGACGATGCCATAAACCAATATCAAAAACTTGTAAATATTCAACAAAACAATGCCAATTACCATTATAAATACGGCGGCGCCATGGGCATGAAAGCTTTGTCGGTTAATAAATTAAAGGCATTGGGCATTATTGGCGATGTAAAAACAGCATTCTTAAAAGCGGCCAAATTAGATAAAAACCACATTAACGCGCGTTGGGCATTGGTAGAATTGTACATGCAATTACCCGGAATTTTAGGTGGCAGTAAAAACAAATCGTTACAGTTTGCGCAACAACTGGAAAACCTCTCGAAAGTGGATGGCTACTTAGCAAAAGGTTATATTCACGAGTACGACGACGAACCAGAACTAGCGGAAAAATATTATAAAATGGCGATAGTTGAAGGCGGATCTTTAACCTGCTTTAACAAGTTGACTGCCCTTTACGAAAACCAAAATCAGCCCCAAAAAGCCATTCAAAATATTGAGGTTGCCCAACAAAAACACCAGCGCAACGCACTGCATTATCAAATAGGCAAAGTGGCCGCCCAATATAACACACAACTTAAAAAAGGCGAACAATGTTTGCTCACTTACATAGCAAATTACACCCCAAACGATGGCGTGCCAAAAGCTTGGGCGCACTACCGTTTAGCGCAGATTAATGTGCATAAAAACAATAAATCCGAAGCCTTAAAATACATCAATTTGGCCATTGCCGAACTGCCAAAAATCCCATCGTTTAAAGCAAAAAAGGAAGCAATTTTAAAGCTTTAAAATTTGGGCGTTACCCTGCGGGTCGGGCTTTCGGCAGTCGCTTCCTCCTACGTCGGCGAGCTCCAACAAATGCCTCAATCCCTAACGCGGGCAAGTTTGCAAAGTTTGGTTTCAATAAAAGGTATTTATTTGTTTAATAAAGGCATTTTCCAACAAAAAAATATGCGTGTATTCGTAGCAAAAAAAGTATCTTTGGCACTTCTGTAAAATCACACAAATGAACGCACATTTTATAGCTATCGGCGGTTCTGCCATGCACAATTTAGCCATAG
Protein-coding regions in this window:
- a CDS encoding tetratricopeptide repeat protein, producing the protein MYKFLLLLLLPTLIFGQPELDDVDALFQNKQFEKAEKLVSEYLKNNPNNIKAIEFLGDAYGHQKKWDDAINQYQKLVNIQQNNANYHYKYGGAMGMKALSVNKLKALGIIGDVKTAFLKAAKLDKNHINARWALVELYMQLPGILGGSKNKSLQFAQQLENLSKVDGYLAKGYIHEYDDEPELAEKYYKMAIVEGGSLTCFNKLTALYENQNQPQKAIQNIEVAQQKHQRNALHYQIGKVAAQYNTQLKKGEQCLLTYIANYTPNDGVPKAWAHYRLAQINVHKNNKSEALKYINLAIAELPKIPSFKAKKEAILKL